From a single Nostoc edaphicum CCNP1411 genomic region:
- a CDS encoding PspA/IM30 family protein has product MKSWEQKVSEAQNEVLCSKPNTSEVSPTFISFEYKDVDISVEYKNVDVSIDDELEQLKALMLPPKPQEQTKAQKDSNVLLLEAIHETQEALKTAVINKECIHKNYEQAQEEVKLWNKYAHIALKNNDDNLAIKAVLKKKVQNKIALTLQTQLQQQEAIVAVLKQNLMTLENFKKTLGNDTKL; this is encoded by the coding sequence TTGAAATCTTGGGAGCAAAAGGTTTCAGAAGCACAGAATGAAGTATTATGCAGTAAGCCTAACACCAGTGAGGTTTCACCAACATTCATCAGCTTTGAATATAAAGATGTTGATATATCGGTTGAATATAAAAATGTTGATGTATCTATTGATGATGAATTAGAGCAACTTAAAGCATTAATGCTACCACCTAAACCTCAAGAGCAAACTAAAGCCCAAAAAGACAGTAACGTGCTTTTACTAGAGGCGATTCATGAGACACAAGAAGCTCTTAAGACTGCTGTTATAAATAAAGAATGCATTCATAAAAATTATGAACAAGCTCAAGAAGAAGTTAAATTGTGGAATAAATATGCTCATATAGCTCTGAAAAATAATGATGACAATTTAGCTATTAAAGCTGTACTCAAGAAAAAAGTTCAAAACAAAATTGCGCTGACTCTTCAAACTCAGCTTCAACAGCAGGAAGCAATAGTAGCTGTACTCAAACAAAATCTGATGACTCTAGAAAATTTCAAGAAAACATTAGGCAATGATACAAAGCTCTAA
- a CDS encoding NADH:flavin oxidoreductase/NADH oxidase family protein, with protein MNNNITILNRPLKLACGAELPNRIAKAAMNEQLADDQNSPTKEIIRLYKRWALGGAGLMITGNVMIARTALVLPRDVVIEDERDLPLLQEWAVASIAQGGHIWMQINHPGRQSPIYLSPQPVAPSSIPLQLSEKEFAQPRALTEAEIKHLIERHIYTAKIAKKAGFTGVQIHAAHGYLINQFLSPLSNQRHDDWGGTPEKRMRFLLEVYQGIRNSLGQDFPISVKLNSADFQRGGFTEEESINVVQVLEQVGVDLIEISGGTYEKLAMMGQTDIAQKESTRQREAYFLEYVRKVRSSISLPIMLTGGFRSADAMAQAIEEGSVDVIGLARPLAIAPNLPIELLTNRTSGITLQPQIAQTNDLDQQGMLEIIWYTQQIHQLAAEDKSA; from the coding sequence ATGAATAACAATATTACCATCCTTAACCGACCTTTAAAACTAGCCTGTGGGGCAGAATTGCCAAATCGGATAGCTAAAGCTGCCATGAACGAACAGTTAGCTGACGATCAAAACAGCCCCACAAAAGAAATTATCCGCTTGTATAAGCGGTGGGCATTAGGAGGAGCCGGTTTGATGATTACCGGTAATGTCATGATTGCTCGGACAGCTTTGGTTTTACCACGCGATGTTGTAATTGAAGATGAACGGGATCTGCCACTTCTCCAAGAATGGGCAGTTGCAAGCATTGCACAAGGTGGTCATATATGGATGCAGATTAATCATCCAGGACGGCAATCACCAATTTATTTATCACCACAGCCTGTAGCACCATCATCAATTCCACTACAACTTTCTGAAAAAGAATTCGCTCAACCCAGAGCATTAACTGAAGCAGAAATTAAACATCTAATCGAACGTCACATCTATACAGCAAAAATTGCAAAAAAAGCTGGTTTTACTGGTGTACAAATCCATGCTGCTCATGGATATCTAATTAACCAATTTTTATCGCCGCTTTCTAATCAACGTCATGATGACTGGGGAGGAACACCTGAAAAGCGAATGCGTTTCCTCTTAGAAGTATATCAAGGAATACGTAATTCTCTTGGTCAAGATTTTCCGATTAGTGTCAAACTCAACTCCGCTGATTTTCAACGAGGTGGTTTTACTGAAGAAGAATCTATTAATGTTGTCCAAGTTTTAGAACAAGTTGGTGTTGACTTGATAGAAATCTCCGGTGGAACTTATGAAAAGCTGGCGATGATGGGACAGACAGATATTGCTCAAAAAGAAAGTACACGCCAACGCGAAGCTTATTTTTTAGAATATGTCCGGAAAGTTCGCTCCTCAATTTCTCTACCAATTATGTTAACTGGTGGTTTTCGTTCAGCCGATGCTATGGCACAAGCAATTGAGGAAGGAAGCGTAGATGTTATCGGTTTAGCACGACCGCTTGCAATTGCACCAAACTTGCCGATTGAACTTCTGACAAATCGAACTAGCGGTATTACGCTACAACCCCAAATAGCACAGACTAATGATCTAGATCAACAAGGAATGCTTGAGATTATTTGGTATACACAACAAATTCATCAATTAGCAGCAGAAGACAAGTCAGCATAA
- a CDS encoding glycoside hydrolase 100 family protein codes for MHLNELETTENLQEVEEAWLALEKSILYYQGRPVGTVAAYDASVEALNYDQCFVRDFVSSALIFLIKGRTDIVRNFLEETLKLQPKEKALDAYKPGRGLIPASFKVVSENGQEYLEADFGEHAIARVTPVDSCLWWIILLRAYIVATDDFSLAYQPEFQNGIRLIMEICLANRFDMYPTLLVPDGACMIDRRMGIYGHPLELQVLFYTALRASRELLICQGNSDIVEAIDNRLPLLCAHIRQHYWIDINRLNAIYRFKSEEYGKAAVNLFNIYVDSVPYYELDKWLPKKGGYLAGNVGPSQLDTRFFSLGNLMAIISDLATEEQSQAIMTLIEERWDDLVGDMPMKICFPALEHEEYRIVTGCDPKNIPWSYHNAGSWPVLMWMLAAAAVKTNRTSLAQKAIEIAQGRLSTDEWPEYYDGKKGRLIGKQARKYQTWTITGFLLAKELMANPTYLPLISFGKLPAEQVSRACEFEIASVDPYIPR; via the coding sequence ATGCACCTAAACGAATTAGAAACTACTGAAAATTTACAAGAAGTGGAAGAAGCTTGGCTAGCACTAGAAAAATCAATTCTCTACTATCAGGGACGCCCCGTTGGGACAGTAGCAGCTTATGATGCCTCTGTAGAGGCCCTCAATTACGATCAGTGCTTTGTCCGGGATTTTGTTTCTTCCGCTCTAATTTTTCTAATCAAAGGTAGAACAGATATTGTTCGTAATTTCTTAGAAGAAACCTTAAAGTTACAGCCTAAAGAAAAGGCATTAGATGCCTATAAGCCAGGACGAGGATTAATCCCAGCTAGCTTTAAAGTTGTATCAGAAAATGGACAAGAATATTTAGAAGCAGACTTTGGTGAACATGCGATCGCTAGAGTTACTCCCGTAGATTCTTGCCTATGGTGGATTATTTTATTGCGTGCTTATATTGTCGCCACAGATGATTTTTCTCTAGCCTATCAACCTGAATTCCAAAATGGTATCAGGTTAATCATGGAAATCTGCTTGGCAAATCGTTTTGATATGTACCCAACGCTGTTGGTTCCAGATGGTGCTTGTATGATTGACCGTCGTATGGGCATTTATGGTCATCCTTTAGAACTACAAGTTCTCTTTTACACGGCATTGCGTGCATCTCGTGAACTACTAATTTGTCAAGGTAATTCTGATATTGTTGAAGCCATTGATAACCGTTTACCTCTTTTATGCGCTCATATTCGCCAGCATTATTGGATAGATATTAATCGCCTGAATGCAATTTATCGCTTCAAAAGTGAAGAATATGGTAAGGCTGCTGTTAATCTGTTCAATATATATGTAGATTCTGTTCCCTATTATGAATTAGATAAATGGCTGCCGAAAAAAGGTGGTTATCTAGCAGGTAATGTTGGCCCGTCGCAGCTAGATACTCGCTTCTTTTCACTCGGAAACTTAATGGCAATTATTTCCGACTTAGCCACCGAAGAACAGTCACAAGCGATTATGACTCTCATTGAGGAACGATGGGATGATTTGGTGGGAGATATGCCAATGAAAATCTGTTTCCCAGCTTTGGAACATGAAGAATACAGAATTGTAACTGGATGTGACCCCAAAAATATCCCCTGGTCGTATCATAATGCTGGTAGTTGGCCAGTTTTAATGTGGATGTTGGCAGCGGCGGCGGTGAAAACTAATAGAACAAGTCTTGCACAAAAGGCGATTGAAATTGCCCAAGGACGCCTCAGTACAGATGAATGGCCAGAATATTACGATGGGAAGAAAGGGCGACTGATTGGCAAACAAGCTCGGAAATATCAAACTTGGACAATTACTGGGTTCTTATTGGCAAAAGAACTGATGGCAAACCCCACATATTTACCATTAATCAGCTTTGGTAAATTACCAGCAGAACAGGTTTCTAGAGCGTGTGAGTTTGAAATTGCCAGCGTAGACCCATATATTCCTCGATAG
- a CDS encoding 16S rRNA (cytosine(967)-C(5))-methyltransferase, with product MTNPRQLAFIALRDVHKGAYADVALDRVLQKVNLPDNDRRLLTELVYGSVRRQRTLDTVIDQLAKKKSHQQPPDLRTILHLGLYQLRYQQRIPASAAVNTTVQLAKENGFSGLTGFVNGLLRQYLRKAGGAGGDRGVGGENTSSSPLSPSSLHTDPLQLPENPVERLGILHSFPDWMIQVWLEQLDFSETEQLCEWMNQSPTIDLRINPLCTSIEEVEAALQSAGVLVRRIPHLPQALRLIGSAGSIQKLPGFTEGWWTVQDSSAQLVSHLLDPQPGEVVIDVCAAPGGKTTHIAELMADKGKIWACDRTSSRLRKLQENSQRLNLQSIQIYTGDSRHFNQFQNTADRVLLDAPCSGLGTMHRHADARWRQTPESVRELSVLQKELLTHTSTFVKPGGVLVYATCTLHPAENEEVISAFLAKSPDWQIESPSGVELPDSAHSTPQGWFKVWPHRQDMDGFFMVRLRKTNNSE from the coding sequence ATGACAAACCCCCGTCAACTAGCTTTTATCGCTCTGCGAGATGTTCACAAGGGGGCTTATGCTGATGTTGCCCTAGATAGAGTACTGCAAAAAGTTAATTTGCCTGATAACGATCGCCGCTTGTTGACAGAATTGGTTTATGGGAGTGTCAGAAGGCAGCGCACTCTTGATACTGTAATCGATCAACTCGCCAAAAAGAAATCTCATCAACAACCGCCAGACCTCCGCACCATCTTACATCTGGGCTTATACCAGCTGCGCTATCAACAGCGTATTCCCGCCTCAGCTGCTGTTAACACCACCGTCCAACTCGCTAAAGAAAACGGTTTTTCTGGACTAACTGGTTTTGTCAACGGTCTATTACGCCAGTATTTGAGAAAAGCAGGGGGAGCAGGGGGAGATAGGGGAGTAGGGGGAGAAAATACTTCCTCATCTCCCTTATCCCCCTCATCTCTCCATACTGATCCGTTACAACTTCCAGAAAACCCAGTAGAACGCTTGGGTATTTTACACAGCTTTCCTGACTGGATGATTCAAGTTTGGTTAGAACAATTGGATTTTTCCGAGACAGAACAACTGTGTGAATGGATGAACCAATCACCAACAATTGATTTGCGTATCAACCCGCTTTGTACTTCCATCGAGGAAGTTGAGGCGGCGTTGCAATCTGCTGGCGTTTTGGTCAGACGGATTCCTCATTTACCCCAAGCTTTACGATTGATTGGTAGTGCAGGGTCAATTCAAAAACTACCTGGTTTTACAGAGGGTTGGTGGACTGTACAAGATAGTAGCGCCCAATTGGTAAGTCATTTACTCGACCCGCAACCAGGTGAAGTGGTAATTGATGTTTGTGCTGCACCAGGGGGGAAAACAACCCACATCGCTGAGTTAATGGCAGATAAGGGAAAAATTTGGGCTTGCGATCGCACTTCTTCTCGTCTTCGCAAACTCCAAGAAAATTCTCAACGGCTGAATTTACAATCTATTCAAATTTACACTGGCGACAGTCGCCACTTCAACCAATTTCAAAACACCGCAGACCGCGTATTACTCGATGCCCCATGTTCTGGTTTGGGAACTATGCACCGTCATGCTGATGCGCGTTGGCGACAGACACCAGAATCGGTCCGAGAACTTTCTGTGCTGCAAAAAGAATTATTAACACATACATCAACTTTTGTCAAACCTGGTGGTGTACTAGTTTATGCCACCTGTACATTACATCCAGCAGAAAATGAAGAAGTAATTTCGGCATTTTTAGCTAAGTCACCTGATTGGCAAATTGAGTCTCCCAGCGGCGTTGAGTTACCTGATTCTGCTCATAGCACGCCTCAAGGTTGGTTTAAAGTCTGGCCCCATCGACAGGACATGGATGGCTTTTTTATGGTGCGCTTAAGAAAAACCAATAATTCCGAGTGA
- a CDS encoding TerB family tellurite resistance protein yields the protein MVTPSNVKNLVKILIGAAWIDGRIQPEERQYLREIAQAKGLANDPEIKPWLYELVPVQPKECYEWVREYLGDRPSLEDCENLIEAISGLIYSDGEVAVEEARLLTELQDIAKPNESTQPAHTTLLKQIQKLYRRWVEVQN from the coding sequence ATGGTTACCCCTTCCAATGTGAAAAACTTAGTTAAAATCCTGATTGGAGCAGCCTGGATTGATGGCAGAATCCAGCCAGAAGAACGGCAATATCTCCGCGAAATAGCTCAAGCAAAAGGTTTGGCTAACGACCCAGAAATTAAGCCTTGGCTGTACGAATTAGTTCCTGTACAGCCAAAAGAATGCTATGAATGGGTGCGGGAGTATTTAGGCGATCGCCCCAGCCTTGAAGATTGCGAAAATCTGATTGAAGCTATCAGTGGCTTAATTTATAGCGATGGCGAAGTAGCCGTTGAAGAAGCCAGACTCCTAACGGAACTGCAAGATATAGCGAAGCCGAATGAGTCTACTCAACCGGCTCACACTACACTTCTCAAACAAATTCAAAAGCTTTACCGCCGTTGGGTTGAAGTGCAAAACTAA
- the psb35 gene encoding photosystem II assembly protein Psb35, translated as MHVFMQTAAPAIDAAPHFPLAFTLVYVVGFIAAVTIGSIAWYNSKRPAGWESKERPDFVPKVDKEETPGVGKPKS; from the coding sequence ATGCATGTATTTATGCAAACGGCAGCACCAGCGATAGATGCTGCCCCTCACTTTCCCTTGGCTTTTACCTTGGTGTATGTCGTTGGTTTTATTGCCGCTGTAACCATTGGTTCAATAGCTTGGTACAACTCAAAACGCCCCGCAGGCTGGGAAAGCAAAGAGCGTCCTGATTTTGTGCCTAAAGTCGATAAAGAAGAAACTCCGGGTGTGGGTAAACCGAAGTCATAA
- a CDS encoding transglycosylase domain-containing protein has protein sequence MGKLTSWFKRRPTNLSDSGQGGTNESLPPAHLAQARQLLSKMKILPSRMKANQATGGKPLYRRLWFWAGLGIGGGIFALIYGINSIDQTLPNQAELNAVLREQTLTIKAADGTILQQQGEATREQLKLEQIPDNLKKAFIASEDKRFKEHNGVDPQGIVRAGLNNLRSQGVVEGGSTITQQLTRILFLKQEQTIWRKLKEVRLAQKMEQELTKDQILERYLNLVYLGAGAYGVADASWVYFSKSPDQLSLSEMATIAGLAPAPSLYAPDKNPEAAKRRRDLVLLRMQEDGIITAEQRQAAVQESLTLKSSLPKRVQVESPYFTTYIQKELPKYVSSDVLASGGLVVETTLNPTWQKVAEEAVAKTLRNQGRWENFKQASMVAIDPRNGEIKAMVGGKDFGKNQFNRVTQAQRQPGSTFKGFVYATAIASGKSPYDSYQDAPFVVDGYEPKNYSERFRGSMNIRDALTSSINVIAVKVLIDMGFTPTIKLAHDMGIKSELKPTYSLALGSNEVNLLELTSAYGSFATQGLHTEPHGITRILNRQGKVIWSANFKPKRALDADSAAIMTWMLRNVVEAGTGAAAQLGNRQVAGKTGTSDEARDLWFIGYIPQMVTGVWLGNDDNRPTYGSSGSAAYTWREFMKQAVEEMPVEKFPKRPKLEGRKGTIKAQSIKPKQILNRSISSNDDSGESTDSSRSSRRRRSRRSYSQEDQQPSNYTPRRRRRDAYGGLRLRSEESSSSNSSSESSTPRRRSRRVESDSPPPRRTRRSSSPANSSGSSGSSSSQPSWRDRLRPSN, from the coding sequence GTGGGGAAGCTTACCTCCTGGTTCAAGCGAAGACCAACCAATTTGAGTGACTCTGGACAAGGAGGAACAAATGAGAGCTTACCACCAGCACATCTGGCGCAGGCGAGGCAGTTACTGAGCAAAATGAAAATTTTACCATCTAGGATGAAGGCCAATCAGGCAACTGGCGGGAAACCACTCTATCGTCGCTTATGGTTTTGGGCAGGCTTGGGTATAGGTGGTGGGATATTTGCCTTGATCTACGGCATTAATTCAATAGACCAGACTTTGCCAAATCAGGCCGAGTTGAATGCTGTACTCAGAGAGCAAACACTCACTATCAAAGCTGCCGATGGCACCATATTACAACAACAAGGTGAAGCGACCAGAGAACAGCTAAAGCTAGAACAAATACCAGATAATTTAAAAAAAGCTTTCATCGCTTCAGAAGATAAAAGATTTAAAGAACACAACGGAGTTGATCCGCAAGGGATTGTCAGAGCAGGTTTGAATAATTTGCGATCGCAAGGTGTGGTTGAAGGTGGTAGCACCATCACCCAACAGCTAACGCGGATTCTCTTTTTGAAACAAGAGCAGACAATCTGGCGCAAACTCAAAGAAGTCCGCCTTGCCCAAAAAATGGAGCAAGAATTAACCAAAGATCAGATTCTAGAGCGTTACCTGAATCTGGTTTATTTGGGGGCTGGAGCTTACGGTGTGGCAGATGCATCTTGGGTATACTTTAGTAAATCGCCAGACCAACTTTCTTTATCGGAAATGGCAACGATTGCTGGATTAGCTCCTGCTCCTAGCTTGTACGCCCCAGACAAGAATCCAGAAGCGGCAAAACGGCGGCGCGACTTGGTATTGCTACGGATGCAAGAAGATGGAATTATTACAGCAGAGCAAAGGCAGGCAGCTGTTCAGGAGTCGTTAACCCTCAAAAGTAGTTTACCTAAGCGAGTGCAAGTAGAATCGCCCTACTTTACCACCTACATCCAAAAAGAATTACCGAAGTATGTTTCTTCTGATGTCCTAGCGAGTGGGGGTTTAGTAGTAGAAACCACCCTGAACCCGACTTGGCAAAAAGTGGCAGAAGAGGCGGTTGCCAAAACACTACGAAATCAAGGACGCTGGGAGAACTTTAAGCAAGCATCAATGGTGGCCATTGACCCCCGTAATGGTGAAATTAAGGCGATGGTTGGGGGAAAAGACTTTGGTAAAAACCAGTTTAATCGGGTTACTCAGGCACAACGGCAGCCAGGATCGACATTTAAAGGGTTTGTATATGCTACTGCGATCGCTAGCGGTAAAAGCCCCTACGATAGCTACCAGGATGCGCCCTTTGTGGTAGATGGTTATGAACCAAAAAACTATAGCGAAAGGTTTCGAGGTTCCATGAATATCCGAGACGCTCTCACCAGTTCTATTAATGTGATTGCGGTGAAGGTGTTGATTGATATGGGATTTACGCCAACGATTAAACTTGCCCATGATATGGGGATAAAATCTGAACTTAAGCCCACCTACTCCTTAGCTCTTGGCTCAAATGAAGTCAATTTGTTAGAGTTGACTAGCGCTTATGGCAGTTTTGCAACTCAAGGCTTGCATACAGAACCTCATGGCATTACCCGCATCCTCAACCGCCAAGGTAAAGTGATTTGGTCAGCTAATTTCAAGCCTAAACGGGCCCTTGATGCCGACAGTGCTGCCATCATGACTTGGATGCTACGCAACGTCGTAGAAGCGGGAACTGGTGCTGCTGCTCAATTAGGTAATAGACAGGTTGCTGGAAAAACCGGCACCTCCGACGAAGCCCGCGATTTATGGTTTATTGGCTACATTCCCCAGATGGTGACAGGGGTTTGGCTAGGTAACGATGACAACCGCCCCACTTATGGCAGTAGTGGTAGTGCCGCTTACACCTGGCGCGAATTTATGAAACAAGCGGTAGAGGAGATGCCAGTAGAAAAGTTTCCCAAACGACCCAAATTAGAAGGTCGCAAAGGTACTATCAAAGCCCAGTCTATTAAGCCCAAACAAATCCTAAATCGTTCTATCTCCTCTAATGATGACTCAGGAGAAAGTACTGACAGCAGCAGATCATCTAGGAGACGTAGAAGCAGGAGGAGCTATTCTCAAGAAGATCAGCAACCAAGTAACTATACCCCAAGACGGAGAAGGCGCGATGCCTACGGCGGGCTACGCCTACGCAGCGAAGAATCCAGTTCTAGTAACTCTTCCTCAGAATCATCTACTCCACGGCGGCGCTCTAGAAGAGTAGAATCTGATTCTCCCCCGCCTCGAAGAACTCGGCGATCTTCCTCTCCTGCAAATAGTTCTGGTTCTTCAGGTTCTTCATCATCACAGCCATCCTGGCGGGATAGACTTAGACCTTCTAACTAA
- the folK gene encoding 2-amino-4-hydroxy-6-hydroxymethyldihydropteridine diphosphokinase: MPTASNAYTKPRRSALALGSNIGDSQTILEAAIEILAQTPGILLEAKSNWYQTKAVGPPQPDYLNGCVTLQVEMLPQQLLEILLGIEQQFGRVRQERWGPRTLDLDLLLFDDFIVNTPNLQIPHPRMRDRAFVLVPLAEIAPDWVEPVSGCVIKELLKEVDCSDVHLWMGN, encoded by the coding sequence ATGCCAACGGCGAGCAACGCCTACACCAAACCCAGACGAAGCGCTCTTGCCCTTGGTAGTAATATCGGCGATTCACAGACGATTTTAGAAGCAGCTATAGAGATTTTAGCCCAAACACCAGGGATTCTCTTAGAAGCCAAATCCAATTGGTATCAAACTAAAGCCGTCGGGCCACCACAGCCAGATTACCTAAATGGCTGCGTCACGTTGCAGGTAGAGATGCTACCTCAGCAGTTATTAGAAATTTTGTTAGGAATTGAACAACAATTTGGGCGGGTGCGACAGGAACGCTGGGGGCCGCGAACCCTGGATTTGGATTTGTTATTATTTGATGACTTTATTGTAAATACACCAAATCTCCAGATTCCCCATCCCCGAATGCGGGATCGGGCCTTTGTGTTAGTACCACTGGCAGAAATTGCCCCAGATTGGGTAGAACCAGTTTCTGGGTGTGTTATTAAAGAACTGCTGAAAGAGGTAGACTGTTCAGATGTACATTTATGGATGGGCAATTAA
- a CDS encoding NUDIX hydrolase, with translation MPLGRELPQLLKQRLFYKGRKFDFEVNRLRLPNKSEGEWECIRHPGGALAVPVTPEGKLVLVRQYRFAIQGRILEFPAGTVEVNEEPLETIQREIEEETGYSAKKWDKLGEFFLAPGYSDEIIYAFLARDLEKLKTPPPQDGDEDIETVFLTPEELEKAILEGEPVDAKSVSSFFLARPFLI, from the coding sequence ATGCCATTAGGTAGAGAATTACCACAACTACTAAAACAACGCCTGTTTTATAAAGGACGTAAGTTTGATTTTGAAGTTAATCGCTTGCGTTTACCTAATAAATCGGAAGGAGAATGGGAATGTATTCGTCACCCTGGTGGTGCTTTAGCTGTACCAGTGACACCAGAGGGTAAACTTGTGCTGGTGCGCCAGTATCGTTTTGCAATTCAGGGACGAATATTAGAATTTCCGGCGGGAACTGTGGAAGTAAATGAAGAACCTTTAGAGACAATACAGCGTGAGATTGAAGAAGAAACTGGTTATAGTGCCAAAAAATGGGACAAACTAGGCGAATTTTTCTTAGCTCCCGGCTATTCTGATGAAATTATCTATGCTTTTCTGGCGCGAGATTTGGAAAAGCTGAAGACACCACCACCACAAGATGGAGACGAGGATATCGAAACTGTATTTTTGACTCCCGAAGAATTAGAGAAAGCGATTCTGGAAGGAGAACCGGTAGATGCTAAATCAGTTTCTAGCTTTTTTCTGGCGCGTCCGTTTTTAATTTAA
- a CDS encoding ADP-ribosylglycohydrolase family protein — translation MLLELAIADAYGAGFEYADEMIVNNDLSRYVEHPRFRLIPGSYTDDTQMSIAIAEVIVAQAPWTPEVLADSFVRAFKRDEREGYSRSFYHFLGEIQDGEEFLSKINPDSDKSGGAMRAAPIGIYPTPEKVIEAATIQAAITHNTPDGINAAVAAALMSHYFIYRLGAKRKLGQFLKGYVSGEWSKPWEGKVKSKGWMSVRAAITAVMRNDSMSELLQDCIAFTGDVDTVAAIALAAGSCSEEITQDIPHNLVTGLENGAYGRDYLIGLDKQLMSLVNKKTS, via the coding sequence ATGCTGCTAGAGTTAGCGATCGCAGATGCCTACGGTGCAGGCTTTGAATATGCTGATGAGATGATCGTTAACAACGATTTGAGTCGATACGTCGAGCATCCGCGTTTTCGACTCATTCCTGGCAGCTATACTGACGATACCCAGATGAGCATTGCCATTGCCGAAGTAATTGTTGCTCAAGCACCGTGGACGCCAGAAGTTTTAGCCGATAGTTTTGTTAGAGCCTTCAAGCGCGATGAGAGGGAAGGTTATTCTCGAAGCTTCTACCATTTTCTGGGAGAAATTCAGGATGGGGAAGAGTTTTTAAGCAAAATTAACCCTGATAGTGACAAAAGCGGAGGGGCAATGCGTGCAGCACCCATTGGCATCTATCCCACACCAGAAAAAGTCATTGAGGCGGCAACAATTCAAGCAGCAATTACCCACAATACACCTGATGGAATCAATGCTGCCGTTGCGGCTGCCCTAATGTCACATTATTTTATCTATCGACTGGGAGCAAAACGCAAATTAGGACAGTTTCTCAAAGGTTATGTATCTGGAGAGTGGTCTAAACCTTGGGAAGGTAAAGTCAAGTCCAAAGGCTGGATGAGTGTCAGGGCTGCGATTACTGCGGTGATGCGAAATGACAGCATGAGCGAACTTTTACAAGATTGTATCGCTTTTACCGGGGATGTAGATACAGTAGCTGCGATCGCACTGGCTGCTGGTTCTTGTAGCGAAGAAATTACACAAGACATTCCCCATAATCTCGTTACAGGCTTAGAGAATGGAGCTTACGGTAGAGATTACCTCATTGGGTTGGATAAACAGCTAATGAGTTTGGTAAACAAAAAGACGAGCTAA
- a CDS encoding prohibitin family protein: MKKNTTFNSAGKLTALLFLITLFLTPCVIVNAGERGVLMKFGEVQNQILGEGLHLIIPVVNTVKKLSIRVQKQEISAEASSKDLQNVFTDVALNWHVIPQEVNAIFQQIGDEQDVVIRIINPAVEEVLKAVMAKYTAEEIITKRGEVKSGVDDALSTRLGSYHVAVDDISLVHVHFSERFGEAVEAKQIAEQEAKQAEFIALKATKEAEAKVNLAKGEAEAHRLLRDGLTPEILQRQAIEKWNGKLPLIVSKEAPKLLNLSEILKFD; encoded by the coding sequence ATGAAAAAAAATACAACTTTTAATAGTGCTGGTAAACTGACTGCTCTTTTGTTCCTGATAACTCTTTTCCTGACGCCTTGTGTGATTGTAAATGCCGGAGAACGTGGTGTATTGATGAAATTTGGCGAAGTCCAAAACCAGATATTAGGAGAAGGACTTCACTTGATTATTCCTGTAGTAAATACTGTGAAAAAGTTGAGTATTCGAGTCCAAAAACAGGAAATCTCGGCTGAAGCTTCTTCCAAAGATTTACAAAATGTTTTCACCGATGTAGCTCTCAATTGGCATGTTATTCCCCAGGAAGTAAATGCCATTTTTCAACAAATTGGAGATGAACAAGATGTAGTTATTCGGATTATTAACCCAGCAGTTGAAGAAGTTCTAAAAGCCGTAATGGCAAAGTATACTGCTGAAGAAATTATTACTAAACGAGGAGAAGTCAAAAGTGGAGTAGATGATGCATTGTCTACACGACTGGGTAGCTATCACGTTGCAGTTGATGATATTTCTCTAGTTCATGTCCATTTTTCAGAACGATTTGGTGAGGCGGTGGAGGCAAAGCAGATTGCTGAACAGGAAGCAAAACAAGCAGAGTTTATCGCCCTGAAAGCAACAAAAGAGGCTGAGGCAAAAGTTAATTTAGCCAAAGGAGAAGCTGAAGCCCACAGATTATTACGCGATGGTTTAACTCCAGAAATATTACAAAGGCAAGCAATAGAGAAATGGAATGGTAAGTTGCCATTAATTGTAAGTAAGGAGGCTCCCAAATTGTTGAACTTAAGTGAAATTTTAAAATTTGATTAA